The DNA sequence ATTTATAAACGACCACGCGCCAATCGACCCGCAGTGTCAGTGCTATACCTGCAAACGCTACTCAAGAGGCTATCTAAATCACCTTTTCAAGGCGAGGGAGCTCACATTTTTTAGACTAGCAAGTCTTCACAACCTGCACCACTATCTAAATTTGATGAAAGAGATGAGAGAGGCGATAGAAAGAGGCGAATTTGCCAAATTTAAGAAAAATTTTTATGCTAAAAGGGTAAAAAATGAGCTATAAAAGTTCAGTTTGTGGATATTTTTATGGCGATGAATACGACTATATTTTACTTGTTTCTTTTACGCAAAAGCAAAGCTATAAATTTTTATTTAAAAATGGCAAAATTTACAAAGAAGATTTTGATCACGAATGCGATAAAAACGAGTTTGAAGCGGCTCTTAAAAAACTATGTAATGAATATGCAAACAAAATTTTAGAACATCAAGAAGAACTAAACGAGTATGAAAAAATTTATGCTAGTCGAAAAAACTTTAATCAATTTATCAAAAGACACCACTTTTTAAAATACGAGATTAGAAAATTTCAAAACAAGATATCTCATTTTTATGAAACCCTTTCGATTTGTCAAAGCGAGCAACAAAATTTAAAAAAAGAGCTTAAAAATAGTACTCATGAGGCAAATGTTTTTAGAACAATGGCTAATGAAT is a window from the Campylobacter concisus genome containing:
- a CDS encoding CorA family divalent cation transporter — encoded protein: MSYKSSVCGYFYGDEYDYILLVSFTQKQSYKFLFKNGKIYKEDFDHECDKNEFEAALKKLCNEYANKILEHQEELNEYEKIYASRKNFNQFIKRHHFLKYEIRKFQNKISHFYETLSICQSEQQNLKKELKNSTHEANVFRTMANEYACRIDDIYTFIQSIKNDKINQNIYILTMISAVMLPLNLITGFFGMNTQGLPFNETKNATIIVVSIMFGVILCFVIFLFWYTNKKK